The proteins below are encoded in one region of Anguilla anguilla isolate fAngAng1 chromosome 3, fAngAng1.pri, whole genome shotgun sequence:
- the nkrf gene encoding NF-kappa-B-repressing factor, translated as MAEGIDVGEMPSFQLVPSSEAKKRPISSDGREEPMRKMPVSKFGPRPRFEPVHFVSSGTTGGGGGGGTDEKENEKERRRGEMNSMRQRDFESLSSYGSRPYSSPGSSSFSQSATPYSSDSWARRRDRDRDRDMAASTSSGLGFGSRGCSSNFMARTQQDYSARYEAHGARQSDSSFQARRFEDFRGGSRSGGSWDSGRQGIGFGHQDRPPSSRPFSRVYSSPGDSSPSSQFGSGSSQPAPISHATLDEKQRLIARVSAAMAITFKDPTSMSGPDTPNYNFILSRSIQACKTNPEYIYVNLKDIQPSDLPKNRKVPSDGYACELRCQCVYLSTGYSGSKNGARDRASEQAVKLFLKPVEVRVVQRKYRHTYVNDIVVCQMHSPTPAFLPALRNPEDKPPPSSKGQYEHDRRKHWTEFVIVDNAHDAICILNNSAAFNRMKIDYRFDPVPNSSVWQCSVYLQDELVAQANGNKKTSKHAAAEEALRKLRLNQAAKQQEQQISRGNHHYSEPSGSRYGHHGGRKKHLSELVILENSDNAICIINDTAQFNKVSADYKFMVLPDHRWRCEVYLEGQYVAAGVGPKKTVKHIAAEEALATLRQTQAVVKSNLRKEGNVDAISRNQILARSGEEATRQEIKEDNIGNQLLRKMGWKGGGLGREGDGISEPIKVKEQFSREGLGLDADKPMNQLSKRDIEDIIRNYASSERQDELRFSTELNNDERKQIHQISQKYGLRSKSYGQGRQRFLIVSRKVHKDQLIGQLLQEGQVGRYELVKPQASH; from the coding sequence GGGAAGAGCCTATGAGGAAGATGCCTGTGTCCAAGTTTGGTCCTCGTCCCCGGTTTGAGCCTGTGCACTTTGTGAGCAGCGGCACCACtggtggcgggggtggcggCGGCACGGATGAGAAGGAGAACGAAAAGGAGCGCAGGAGGGGCGAGATGAACAGCATGCGACAGAGGGACTTTGAGAGCCTGTCGTCATATGGCAGCAGACCGTACAGCTCCCCCGGGTCGTCCTCTTTTTCCCAGAGCGCCACACCGTACTCGTCCGACTCCTGGGCCCGCaggagggacagggacagggaccgAGACATGGCCGCCAGCACCTCCAGCGGCCTGGGATTCGGGAGCCGAGGGTGCTCCTCAAACTTCATGGCGAGAACGCAGCAGGACTACTCTGCCAGATATGAAGCGCATGGCGCCAGGCAGTCAGACTCCTCTTTTCAGGCCCGTAGGTTTGAGGATTTTCGGGGAGGCAGCCGTTCCGGAGGCAGCTGGGATTCGGGGCGTCAGGGCATAGGCTTCGGGCACCAGGACAGGCCTCCTTCCAGCAGGCCTTTTAGCAGGGTCTACAGCAGCCCTGGGGACAGCAGCCCATCTTCCCAGTTTGGGTCTGGCTCTTCTCAGCCTGCTCCCATCTCCCATGCTACGCTGGACGAGAAGCAGAGGCTTATTGCCCGGGTGTCGGCAGCCATGGCCATCACTTTCAAAGACCCTACGTCCATGAGCGGCCCTGACACGCCAAACTACAACTTCATCCTGAGTCGCAGTATCCAGGCCTGCAAAACCAATCCAGAGTACATCTATGTCAACCTGAAGGACATCCAACCTTCAGACCTGCCCAAGAACAGGAAGGTCCCCTCAGACGGTTATGCCTGTGAGCTGAGATgccagtgtgtgtacctgtccACTGGGTACTCTGGCAGTAAAAATGGGGCCCGGGACCGGGCATCTGAGCAGGCGGTTAAGCTCTTCCTAAAGCCTGTGGAGGTGCGGGTCGTGCAGCGTAAGTACAGGCACACGTACGTCAATGACATAGTGGTGTGCCAGATGCACTCCCCAACCCCGGCCTTCCTGCCTGCACTACGCAACCCTGAGGACAAGCCACCACCCAGCTCCAAGGGCCAGTATGAGCACGACCGTCGCAAGCACTGGACCGAGTTCGTTATCGTGGACAACGCCCACGATGCCATCTGCATCCTCAACAACTCGGCCGCCTTCAACCGGATGAAGATCGACTACCGGTTCGATCCGGTACCTAACAGCAGCGtctggcagtgcagtgtgtacttGCAAGACGAGCTGGTGGCACAGGCTAACGGGAACAAGAAAACCTCCAAGCACGCAGCTGCGGAGGAGGCCCTGAGGAAGCTTCGCCTCAACCAGGCAGCcaagcagcaggagcagcagatcTCCAGGGGGAATCACCACTACTCTGAGCCCTCAGGCAGCCGCTACGGCCACCATGGCGGCAGGAAGAAGCACCTCAGCGAGCTGGTCATCCTGGAGAACTCGGACAACGCCATTTGTATCATCAACGACACGGCGCAGTTCAACAAGGTGTCCGCTGACTACAAGTTCATGGTGCTGCCAGACCACCGCTGGAGGTGCGAGGTGTACCTGGAGGGCCAGTATGTGGCGGCCGGCGTCGGACCCAAGAAGACGGTGAAGCACATTGCTGCAGAGGAGGCCTTAGCCACTCTCAGGCAGACTCAGGCTGTGGTCAAGTCCAATTTGAGGAAGGAGGGCAACGTTGATGCCATCTCCCGAAACCAGATCCTGGCCCGGTCTGGGGAGGAGGCCACCCGCCAGGAGATCAAGGAAGACAACATCGGGAACCAGCTGCTGCGCAAGATGGGCTGGAAGGGCGGCGGGCTTGGCCGGGAGGGGGATGGTATCTCGGAGCCCATCAAGGTCAAAGAGCAGTTCTCCAGGGAGGGGCTCGGACTGGACGCGGACAAGCCCATGAACCAGCTCAGCAAGCGCGACATAGAGGACATCATCCGCAACTACGCCAGCTCGGAACGGCAGGACGAGCTGCGCTTCTCCACGGAGCTGAACAACGACGAGCGCAAGCAGATCCACCAGATATCCCAGAAGTACGGCCTGCGCAGCAAGTCCTACGGCCAGGGCCGGCAGCGCTTCCTCATTGTCAGTCGCAAGGTCCACAAGGACCAGCTCATTGGccagctcctgcaggagggtcagGTGGGCCGATACGAATTGGTAAAACCGCAGGCCTCGCACTGA